In Bacillus toyonensis BCT-7112, a single window of DNA contains:
- a CDS encoding NUDIX domain-containing protein, with the protein MIRQAVGAIIFQNSEFLLVHKVKISDIEEEYNLSKGEWDFPKGGLKHTDNDLESAILRELEEETGSKKFIVMKQMEDKICFEFPEELKVKTGFEKQETTMFYVEYIGDRTDLNPKDNEISQVQFFKTQDILSILSHDDTKNFFEVLIQKMH; encoded by the coding sequence ATGATTAGGCAAGCTGTAGGCGCAATCATATTCCAAAATAGTGAATTTTTATTGGTACATAAGGTAAAAATAAGCGATATAGAAGAAGAATACAATTTGTCAAAGGGGGAGTGGGATTTTCCTAAAGGCGGATTAAAACATACAGATAATGACTTAGAAAGTGCTATATTGAGAGAGCTTGAAGAAGAAACCGGTTCAAAAAAGTTTATAGTTATGAAACAAATGGAAGATAAAATTTGCTTTGAGTTTCCTGAAGAATTAAAAGTGAAAACTGGATTTGAAAAACAAGAAACAACTATGTTTTATGTAGAATATATAGGTGATAGAACAGATTTGAATCCAAAAGATAATGAAATAAGTCAAGTTCAATTTTTTAAAACACAAGATATATTGAGCATTTTAAGTCACGATGATACAAAGAATTTTTTTGAAGTGTTAATTCAAAAAATGCATTGA
- a CDS encoding GNAT family N-acetyltransferase has protein sequence MNVIQLQEDKFREALRLSEYAFQYKVNEEQLQQQITRMKESHEIYGIMEGEDLAAKLHLIPFHIYIGKETFKMGGVAGVATYPEYRRSGYVKELLQHSLQTMKKDGYTVSMLHPFSVSFYRKYGWELCADLLVCHMTKSDLVMKKQVNGTVKRFNKENHPEEVEKLYETFAERVSGMLVREKNWWLQVVYDDLALAIYYDENKTAAGYMLYKIENYKMTVEEFVPLHNEARNGLWNFICQHDSMIKELEMTVSENEPLLYTLQEPRVKTEVKPYFMGRIVDVEQFLKQYEFNWNDVQQEVILHITDSFAPWNNVVVRLANHELTIVEEATEKGIKLDINALSTIMFGYKRPLELNELELISGSEEAMRSFENLVPVRKPFIYDFF, from the coding sequence ATGAATGTCATACAATTACAAGAAGATAAATTTAGAGAAGCATTACGTTTATCAGAATACGCTTTTCAATATAAAGTAAATGAGGAACAATTGCAGCAGCAAATCACTCGAATGAAAGAAAGTCATGAAATATACGGCATTATGGAAGGGGAAGACTTAGCAGCAAAACTACATCTTATTCCATTTCATATATACATAGGAAAAGAAACATTTAAAATGGGCGGCGTTGCAGGGGTAGCGACGTATCCTGAGTATAGAAGAAGTGGGTATGTAAAAGAGCTACTTCAGCATTCTCTTCAAACGATGAAAAAAGATGGATATACAGTATCGATGTTACATCCATTTTCTGTTTCATTTTACCGTAAATACGGCTGGGAACTTTGTGCGGATCTTCTCGTATGTCATATGACTAAGAGCGATTTAGTTATGAAAAAACAAGTAAATGGCACCGTGAAACGTTTCAATAAAGAAAATCATCCAGAAGAAGTCGAGAAGCTATATGAAACCTTTGCAGAACGTGTTTCAGGTATGTTAGTTCGAGAGAAGAACTGGTGGTTACAAGTAGTTTATGATGATTTAGCATTAGCGATTTACTATGATGAAAATAAAACGGCAGCTGGTTACATGTTATATAAAATAGAAAACTATAAAATGACAGTAGAAGAATTTGTACCACTGCATAATGAAGCACGAAATGGTCTGTGGAACTTTATTTGCCAGCATGATTCTATGATTAAAGAACTTGAAATGACAGTAAGTGAAAACGAACCGTTGTTATATACATTGCAAGAGCCACGCGTGAAGACAGAAGTGAAACCATATTTTATGGGCAGAATTGTAGATGTAGAGCAGTTCTTAAAACAATATGAATTTAACTGGAACGATGTACAGCAAGAAGTGATCTTACATATTACAGATTCATTTGCTCCGTGGAATAACGTAGTAGTGAGACTTGCAAATCATGAATTAACAATTGTAGAAGAAGCAACGGAAAAAGGAATCAAACTGGATATAAATGCACTATCGACAATAATGTTTGGATACAAACGTCCATTAGAACTAAACGAACTTGAATTAATTAGCGGAAGCGAAGAGGCAATGCGGTCATTTGAGAATTTAGTACCAGTGCGTAAGCCGTTTATTTATGATTTCTTTTAA
- the aroA gene encoding 3-phosphoshikimate 1-carboxyvinyltransferase — protein sequence MKERTIQPINSGLNGNITIPGDKSISHRAVMFGAIAEGKTTIKGFLPGADCLSTISCFKEMGVEITQNGDEVTVVGKGIEGLQEPKAVLDVGNSGTTIRLMSGILANTPFFSCVQGDASIAKRPMKRVTNPLKQMGAKIDGREEGTFTPLTIRGGDLKAIEYISPVASAQVKSAILLAGLRAEGVTAVTEPHISRDHTERMLEAFGVNVTREGKTVKLAGGQKLTATDVQVPGDVSSAAFFLVAGAIIPNSKLVLQNVGMNPTRTGIIDVLETMGATFTVEPINEGASEPAANITIETSSLKGIEIGGDIIPRLIDEIPVIALAATQAEGITVIKDAHELKVKETNRIDTVVAELTKLGARIEATDDGMIIYGKSALKGSTVNSYGDHRIGMMLAIAGCLAEGKTTIEDAEAVGVSYPTFFEELQKLAK from the coding sequence AGGTTTCTTGCCCGGTGCAGACTGTTTAAGTACGATTTCGTGCTTTAAGGAAATGGGAGTAGAAATCACGCAAAATGGTGATGAAGTAACTGTAGTTGGAAAAGGAATTGAAGGCTTACAAGAACCGAAAGCTGTATTAGATGTTGGTAATTCTGGTACAACGATACGATTAATGTCAGGAATATTAGCAAATACACCATTTTTCTCTTGCGTACAAGGTGATGCGTCTATCGCAAAAAGACCGATGAAACGTGTTACAAATCCATTAAAACAAATGGGCGCAAAAATTGATGGCCGAGAAGAAGGAACGTTTACGCCGCTCACAATACGTGGCGGAGATTTAAAAGCAATTGAGTATATTTCTCCTGTTGCAAGTGCACAAGTAAAGTCAGCTATTTTACTTGCAGGTCTTCGGGCAGAAGGTGTAACAGCTGTTACAGAACCACATATTTCGCGTGATCACACGGAAAGAATGCTTGAAGCATTCGGTGTTAACGTAACTCGTGAGGGAAAAACAGTGAAACTTGCAGGTGGACAGAAGTTAACAGCGACAGACGTTCAAGTACCAGGTGACGTATCATCAGCAGCATTTTTCTTAGTAGCGGGAGCAATTATTCCAAATAGTAAACTAGTATTACAAAATGTAGGAATGAATCCAACTCGTACAGGTATTATTGATGTTTTAGAGACAATGGGTGCTACATTTACTGTAGAGCCGATTAACGAAGGGGCATCAGAACCAGCTGCAAACATTACGATTGAAACATCTTCATTAAAAGGAATTGAAATTGGTGGGGATATTATTCCAAGACTAATCGATGAAATTCCAGTTATCGCTTTAGCGGCAACACAAGCAGAAGGTATTACAGTTATTAAAGATGCACACGAGTTAAAAGTAAAAGAAACGAACCGTATTGATACAGTCGTTGCGGAGTTAACGAAACTAGGAGCTCGCATAGAAGCAACTGATGATGGCATGATTATATACGGAAAATCAGCTCTAAAAGGCAGTACAGTAAATAGTTACGGTGATCACCGCATCGGAATGATGCTTGCGATTGCTGGCTGTCTAGCAGAGGGAAAAACAACAATTGAAGATGCAGAAGCAGTAGGTGTATCATACCCTACATTCTTTGAAGAACTTCAAAAGTTAGCAAAATAA